TGGTTGGTTTTGCTGGATTGCCGGTGTTTGTAGAAGATTTTCGAAACGGGACCTTGTTTGGCTGTGGTGATAACTATATTCAAGTTTGGAGTAGGACTATCCTAATCCTAACAAggtgaaaaaaattattgactTGAGCCTTAGTTAAATTAactaagttaatttttataatttttaaaggtAATTAAATTGCTcccattattttaaaatatcattatttaGCCAACAaggtattataattatttatattaatttgattgggtgaaatttattattattggcttaaaatttaatttctgtttgaatttgaaatatgaaaataatttttatatgcaattattaaattttaatatttatttcattacggttattaaatttaattttgttttataaaatCACTCGACATTGGAATTTGAAGAAATTTATGGTTGATTGTCTACATACTCTCTTTTACttggattaaattaaaaaaaaaatctttgctATATCATATTATAAAAGCCTATAAATATCTCCTTAATTTATATAgcaaagaatttttttaatttaatttatgtagaAAAAGCCACATACATATtcgattaaaattttatcaaattttatttaaatgtatttaatatCAGATTAAGTCATTACGAGAGATTAAAATTGACAGAGACAAACAGAATATGTTATTAATGTCTAATTGAAGGatgaaattattataatttaggaTAATTAAAGATGTTTTTAATTGTCTCTAAAAATAATGGGGACTAATTagttaattcttttaaaaatcaGGGACCCTATAGTAGTTTGTCCAAACTGATAACATAAAAAACCCGTTTAAGCCTGTGGTCTGCTAAAACCCTAGCGATACACAGAGGCTTAAGCTGCCAAGCTTCGCTTCAGCGCCTTCCCATGGCAGACCAACACCAACAGAACACCACCCTGTCCAAAATCTTCCCTGTAAAACCCAAACTAAAGCCCAAATCCAGAACCCCATCAAAATCCCCAGAATCCAAATACTGGTCCTCCTTCAAGTCCCATGAAATCCAGAACCTAATTTCTTCAATACCTTCCATCTCCTTCTCTCCTGTATCATCTTCGCATCTCTTCGCCGCCGCCAATTCTACCTCCCTGACTTTATTCTCCTCTCAatccttctctcctacctcctcCATTTCCTCCTTCTCTGACGTCGTTACTTGCTGCTCCTTCCGTTCCGATGGTTCTCTTATTGCCGCTTGCGATCTCTCCGGTCTTGTACAGGTGTTTGATGTCAAGACCCGGACCCCACTTCGTCGCCTCCGCTCTCATACTCGTCCTGCCCGGTTCGTTAAGTACCCAGCTCTCGACAAGCTACATTTGGTATCTGGTGGCGATGATACGGTTGTTAAGTATTGGGATGTTGCTGGAGAGAGTGTGGTTTTGGATTTGCTGGGTCATAAGGATTATGTAAGGTGTGGAGATTGCTCTCCAGTCAATGCAGAGATGTTTGTCACTGGGTCTTATGATCACACCGTGAAGTTGTGGGATGTGAGAGTAGAGAGTAAAAAATCAGTAATGGAAGTGAATCATGGGAAGCCTATTGAAGACGTGATGTTTTTGCCTTCTGGTGGAATGATTGCTACTGCAGGAGGCAACACTGTGAAGATATGGGATTTGATTGGAGGAGGGAAGATGGTTTATTCCTTGGAGAGTCATAACAAGACTGTTACATCTATATGTGTGGGGAAAATAATGGGGCAAGAGAATGGAGAAGAGACAATGCAGAATAGGATTATGAGTGTGGGTTTGGATGGGTATATGAAAGTGTTTGATTATGCCAAAATGAAGGTTACTCATTCAATGAGGTTTCCTGCCCCCCTTATGTCAATTGGGTTTTCGCAGGATTGTATGGCAAGGGCAATTGGAACTTCGAATGGGATTATATTTGGTGGGAAGAGGAAGatgaaggaaaaagaagaaaagactgaATTAGGGGATTTCTTGGGGCTAGGGAGCGTGGAGGAGCCGCAGAGGCGGATTCTGAAGCCTACCTATTTTAGGTACTTCCACAGGAGCCAAGGAGAGAAGCCAAATGAGGGTGATTATTTGATAATGAGATCAAAGAAGGTGAAATTGGCGGAGCATGATAAGTTGTTAAAGAAGTTCAGGCATAAGGAAGCTTTGGTTTCAGCATTGACAGGGAAGAATCCAGAGAATGTGGTGGCTGTAATGGAAGAACTGGTTGCAAGGAGGAAGTTGCTGAAATGTGTGTCGAATTTAGACAAGGAAGAGCTTGGATTATTGTTGGGTTTCTTACACAAGTACTCAACTATGCCAAGACACTCCGGGTTGCTAATGGGGCTCACAAGAAAGGTAATTGAGATGCGAGCTGATGATATTAGAGGTTCTGATGCGTTGAAAGATCATATCAGAAATCTAAAGCGTTCAGTTGAGGAGGAGATCAGAATACAACAGTCACTGCAGGAGATACAGGGCATAATTTCTCCTTTACTAAGGATTGCTGGAAGAAGATAAAGATGGTAGCTTGCTTTTGTTTTGTAAGGTACTCTGCGATATTTTTGCAATTTTGTCTCGCTAGAAAGcaaattatgttttatttttgaaGTTCTGCAACGTTTCTGATTCTTTTGCGAATTTGAAAAACCAATTTCTCTGTAGTTGTATTTGGCCAAGGTGATTATATATGAGAGTTGAAAGAAGCTGAATTTGAGGAATGTAGCTGTGTTTGCTATCCTCATCCTTGagtttctttgtttctttctttttgaTATGCTTGGTTCAGCAATTTGTGGGTAGCTGTGGGCCAAAACCCATAAGTTAGTACCTATTTAAAGTTTGTGTAACAATTAAATCCATAATTTTTAAATCCATTTAACTAATTGCTCCTTTTGTTAAAAAGAGACTAATTtacgtttaattaatttttttttatgacaaTAATAGCCTTAACAATATTGTGGAATTGGGGAATGGTGCAAGTAGATGGAGTTTCGGTTCTATAAAGGTGAGGCTCTGTTTCAATTGTTTTAGAAGGCTAGATGTGGTTTAATTGAGAAATTTGAGATGTTagggaagaagagaaaaataGAGGCTGGTTTTCAATGACTAAAGGTGCAGAGCTGGCTGATGGTCATTTGTGGAGGATGTTGAACAGGCTCTATTTTTGTTAGGAGTGGGTGAAGTTGGTTGTCTTtgtgtgttggggtttagataAGGATGAGAGTGACTGTCTAGTGGGAGGAGATGTGAAATGGGTTATGGAGTGAGAGATGACCGCTACAGTTCTGTGGGATTGGTTTCTGGAGGAGATGGGTCGATTAGAACTGCGTTCTACAATGGAAGAGAAAGTACCGAGGGTCATTGCTTCAGATTTGAAGCTAGGTGTTGATGGagagtaattttattttcaagagCTCTTTAACTTTCTGATTTTTTTGAAGACAAACCAATCATAAATTTGAACCTCAATCATAATTTAATCAATGAATcgaaccaaaaaaaaaacatgaaacCATCATAAAAACAAGCTATTCTTTATCTTTTGCAGGTCACTTCTCATGGAAAAGAAGATACAAAGCAAAAGCCTTTTTGATTTAAAAGAGGAGAAGCCAGTTGTTTAGTTCCCTTGGTGGGAGTGGATTAGGCATGGCAGTGTAAACAAAGCTTCACCTTCATAGAGCCGAAACCCCATTTACACGCACCATTCCCCAATATTCTCAAGGGTATTGCTGTcataaaaaagtttaattaatagtaaattaGTCTTTAGTTTTAATAGAAGGAGCAATTTGTTAaacatatttaaaacttaaggattTAATTGTTACATAAACTTTAAATAGGGATTAAATTGTGGATTTTACtaagattatttaattattacataAACTTTAAATAGGAATTAAATTGTAGGTTTTACTAAAACTTAGAAACTTGATTGTAAATTACCCTTTTAAATAACCACAAAAGGTGAAATAGTTGCAGCAACAATATTTGATGGTGGCATTGCAGGAGGTGTGATAGTAAGTGTGGTGTGGAGGCTCGAGGGGAGAGGTGTTGGAGGCATCGATAGTTggatggtggtggtggtggcagCAACGGCAGCGAGAGATATTGTTGGTGATTGAAGTGACAAGATATTGCTAGTGGCAGTTTGATGCGTTAGTTGAGTGGCAGGAGGGATGGTGGGAGTGGGTGGTGGCAACAACGACAAGAGCGTCAGCGGTTGGAACCCATGATAAAGTCAATGGAggcggtggtggtggtggtgcttAGAGGGTTTTGGTGGATGGTCGGCTGTGGTGGCAGCAACAATGAAGGTGCATTGTTAGTCAAATAAGGGATCAATTCAATGGTGTATGGAAAGAGAGAGTAGGAGAAAAGAGATAAGTgtatagaaaaaagaaaaaagttgatTATTagtgatatttaaatttttagaggTATTAAGTGATAATTGATTATAAGgagttttatattaaataaaaataaaaattatgaaattttatttataaaattattataatctatTAATAGGTGAGTGTACGAATCtaaaactttttatatttattcagatatatttattatcagtcTAAATgtgagtaataataatatgtaagTGTTATTAATATATCAGTCTAAATgtgagtaataataatatgtgagTGTTATTAATATGTGAGTGTTATTACGTATACTcttagaatttttaattttaaactaaataaatgaatcaattaatttagtataaaaaatcaagaattttaattttatttttaaattaaaatttaactattaagTTAATTACTAATATGTTTGGATAGAGGAAAAAGTAAAAGCCTTTGTTTAGAAAGTGAAGGAAATAAGCAaggaggaaaaataaaatttattttatcttgactatttttctttaaattaaataaaaattaaagtgaaacatcatttcaattttaattacattTGTACTTTGAATTTTTcaactttatttataaataaaaaataaattaataatttaaaaaacaatatcttttttttttcaagcaaaataaatttatatttttttctttttaattttttatcatccGAACGtgataaacaaataaatagtataaaatcaaaaaatattttcatcttataaattttaaactaatttatatatataaataaaaataaactatttttaaaaaattaaattaacttttgGTGTATTCGTTATTATTgcgattttcttattttttatttcacagaaaatataaaattttgttcatatttaagtgttatgtttttatttttattatttgttagaaaatattttttaaattaaaaatattgattttCTTAATAACATATTCTACTAaaccattttttttttacaatttttattaaattattattaaaaattttaaaattttatctctattaattaaatttatattttaaaatacatacttatttaattaatttataaaatatattttattttattatcacgagagaaatttattatttaattattaatttattaattttaaaaaataaattaaaaaattatttaaattttaaaaatatattaattaatccctttataaattttactattaaattttttactatttaatttatgtaatataaaaaactcattaattaattatttaattttataaaaatacctACTCAtaacttttatattaaaaatgttttaaatttttttataaaaaaaaaattattatttaatttttataaaataaaaaaattcattagcctttttattttaaaaaatatatattaaactatcattaaagtattaaaatatattaattaattttttattaattttaactattaaatattttattatttaatccttaaaaaaatttattagttagtcatttaattttataaaaatatatactaattaatttatttaaaattaaaaacatttgaaatttttttacaataattaaaagttaaaattaatggagaaattaattagtatatatttttaattttaaaaatattttaatatattttttaaaattaataaattaattaataaattttttatattatataaattaaataataatttttatttttataataattaatagttaaaattaatataagaattaatcaataatttttttttaaacaaaactataaattgtattaataaaattttatcaaacaaaTACGGATATCATTCCAAATAGAGAAAGATATCATCCTAAACAAAGAAAGATATCATCTCAAATAGATAGTGATATCATCCCTTAACAGAGAGATGATTATGTCTGATAGATTCTCTAGTCCAAATATGATCAGTTATAGTAACGTTACGACGAACCcatctaataaaaatatcagttatagagtctaacaaagatttacgATCGTTCAAAATCAAAcatctgcataagataatttggtaaatatgcctctccttctttctcatctctcgagtataaatcattaaagtttcCTGAACAAAGCTACGGAATAgagcttctacgagataaaCCTCGAATAAAGTTTCAAGACTGACatcgtcgttgcgattccgaAAATACATAATAaccagtaaacctccattgaacattaccttccgaaacaatcgaatcaataaaatttaaagaagagTCAATTACAGAAACagacacatgactcttccacattaacgaaaggtTTCTTCCCAGaccttgtctattgactgagaagcaaccatcaaaatgtaaaaaattacgaaaaaaattctataaatgaattaagagcttttgtttccatcaaaaataaaatttacggcttgtaactagtaaccaaatccttcaatgcattaactgtccgaGAATTGCCGAGTTCTCGGCAATTCCAACATAGGACGATCATTGCTTTCGGCTATCCCGACCTTTGACGGGATGAACCGCTTCACTGTTGCTtgtcaaattaacattcgcAGGGGTGTTGTTAGAGGCATCTTGTTGAGAGGAAGGAAAACCTGTAACAACGTTATATTTAGTGTTTCTTAACCTTTTTTTAGCATCATATTTTATTTGGGCTGCAATATTCTCATCAAGTTTATCAAAACTGCCTTGGCCCACATAATTTTTATCCATGTCCATAATATGGTCCTCTGTCTCCTTATTTACAATGGGTTGACTTTTGCCAAATAAGGAGAATTGCCTATTATGTGCTGCTAAATTAGTGTTTTCAAAATTGCTAGTTGATGCTAATCCTGCCACAAATCCCGGCGGAGTAGAATTGTCAGAATCACGCAGCCACAGACTTGTCGGTCTCTGGTTTCGACGAACAGGTGCTCTGAGAAAATCACCCGAACCAAACTTGATATCTTCTTCTTCAACCTAAGCCGCAAGTCACAGAAAGTCTCCACATGACCCAGTTTTCCACATAAATAGCAAAAAATAGTCAGTTTTTCGTATTGAAACTTCACAGTAAACACAGTAAACACAGTACCATCCTCTCCAACAAACTTCTTCCGCCATTTCAAAGGTTGCCGAATGTCCAAACAAACTTTAACTCTCATAGGGACCGGCAACATAGCTGAagcatttttcatatcatactcTTTATAGTGGCTAACAAAATTCTCGACCAATTTAGCTAACGTCTCGTTATAATAACAAGAAGAAAGGTCTTTAATCAGAACCCAAAAATTAGAATGAGTTAGAGGGATATGGAGATGATTTTCATATTTTGTATCTCCTTCTAAACAAGAAGGAATCAATTGTACTACCAAAGACCCTGTTtcactatattttcaaaatcaacattattaaaaaatcgaaACAGATATATTTTTGCCTCTAATTCCATAATAGATACCCTccataaatctgccaaagagatctgcatattctgaaaattgattggattgtatgtgagaaacatctCTATCGTACAAAAATCATAAGTCTATAGTTCTTATTAGGGACAATAATATATTCTTTTTCGTTAATAGTCAATTGATGCAAATCGTCTTCTATAAGAAGGTGGAAGAAGAAGTTAGGTctaaggaaaagaaaaatgcGAGAGTATTGAGTCACAAAGGGATCACAAATGGACTACAGAGAAAAACTTGCGTCAAAAGAGTTTCTCTGGTTTAatcagtaaattttttaaaattttaaaaatattttaatatcttaaaattaagagattaactaattaaattttttatatcataaaaattaaataataattttttattataatattatattaaatataatttattattattttcatatataatcatttataaaattattaatatttttatttattattaaaaagtatattttaaaaaattatataaaatttatacttatttttatacaaatagtttttaaaaaactgttttaaaaattaaacaaataaacGCAATCAAAATTTGACATTCTAATAAAGTGAAATTAAACATTTTAACTTCATATTTCCATTAGTCACCACCAAGCGGCGAGTGGGGAAGGCGCTCCAAATCCCCAACCTCCACGTACCAACAAATAGGCGCGAAAATTAAAATATCGCAGAAACTAACAAAAGACAagaaattttactttaaatatatataaaattcattcaAATTCAAACCCTTTCACTTGCCTTTGGCTTCTCTAGCactcttctcctcttcttcctcttgtTTCTCTATataagcacaaatcataaacctccTACTACCTGTTCGATAAAAATCCTCATTACCCTTTCAAACTGTTTCCAAATTCCATAAACTTTCTTACTCAATCAGGCCATGTACGTGATAAAGCGAGATGGGCGCCAAGAACCCGTCCATTTCGACAAGATAACGGCTCGGTTGAATAAACTGAGTTATGGGCTGAACAGTGAACACTGTGACCCTGTGCTCGTTGCTCAGAAGGTTTGTGCTGGGATCTACAAGGGTGTCTCTACAATCGAGCTTGATCAGTTAGCCGCTGAGACAGCCGCTTCTATGACTGCCAACCACCCTGATTATGCTCTGGTGAGGCGGTTTATCTAATTATGGTATCTGGCTTTATGTGAATTTGCTATTTTGTAGGTGATATGTTTGCACAACATTCTTACACTTTTGGAGTAACTGTTATTTGTAAATGATTATATATGTGGTTCATGGTTGAGTTCAGTTTAAGTGATCAATCGAGAATAGTTGTTTATGTGGTTGCTTGTTTTGCTTGAATTTTGatttgtttgatttgatttttttttaattgactaaTAACGTGGTGCAGTTGGCTGCGAGAATTGCACTTAGTAACCTGCATAAGAATACAAAGAAGTCCTTTTCAGAAACGTAAGATCTTCGGTTTGCTTGAGCATCATTACCTTTGTTTTCATTTTGGGGTTTTTCTTGGTAAGAATGTGTTTTGGCATGGATGGGTAATGCAGGATCAAAATAATGTATAACTATGTTGATAAGAGGTCTGGACAAAAGGCTTCACTTATTGCGGATGATGTTTATGAAATAATCATGAAGGTAATGTTCGTAAGTGATTTTATTTCATTGTTTTCAACCTACAGCTATTGTAAATAAAATTGTCcagaatataatataaaatcagGATCAGGAACCTAACTTTTGAATCACCACTTGGCTCTCACTGGAGGTAtgaactaatcaaatctttcttAGAACTATCAGCCATGCTATGACTAGACTCCTTTTGTCAATACTCTGTATATCTTTCCAATGTGACTTCTATTCGACTAAGAGTCTCCAAGTAAGTATTTCCTTGACTAAAAGTGTGTTCGAGGATCGATGATCAGATTAAAAACTTGGGTTTTGAATAATGCTTGatgaatatatttaataatttgtgTCCTCTTGCCATCAGAATGCTGCCCTTCTAGACAGTGAGATCATCTATGACAGAGATTTTGACTATGATTACTTTGGCTTCAAAACTCTTGAGAGGTCCTACCTTTTAAAGGTTGATGGGAAAATTGTGGAAAGACCACAGCACATGTTGATGAGGGTTGCTGTCGGTATTCACAAAGAGGACATTGACTCTGCTGTCAAAACATACCACTTGATGTCTCAGCGCTGGTTCATACATGCAACCCCTACTCTTTTCAATGCTGGAACCCCCCAGCCACAAGTATGTTTATTGCATATAATTATCCAACATATTTTCAGATGCCCTTTTTTTGAATTTCTTAAATTGTCTTATTCCTTTCTCCCAACCCTCTCCCTCCCTTGTCCTTTGGTTGGTATGGCAGTTGAGTAGCTGCTTTCTTGCGTGCATGAAAGATGATAGCATTGAGGGCATATTTGATACTTTGAAGGAGTGTGCTGTTATAAGCAAGGTAGCTGGAGGAATTGGTCTTTCTGTGCATAATATCCGTGCAACAGGCAGTTACATTCGGGGGACAAATGGGAGTTCCAATGGCCTTGTTCCTATGCTTCGAGTGTTTAATGACACTGCTCGCTATGTTGATCAAGGAGGAGGTAGGAGGAAAGGTAAATTCACAAATCTTACCCTCATAATTGTTATGTCTAGATCACACGTACACACTCATGCGCTCACACATGTAATAATATATGTGGAATCATGAAAAGTTCTTGTTTTGTTTTAGGTGCTTTTGCCATATATTTGGAGCCATGGCATGCAGATATCTTTGAGTTTCTAGACCTTAAGAAAAACCATGGAAAGGTATAATATGGATTTTGGATTAACGGGTTAAATTGTTGTTCAGGTCAATGATATTGTCATTTTATGTTGAACATGGACACTAATCAAGGCTGTGAATTCTTCCATATGATGCTCTAGCACCAAGATAATCCTTTACCTTTAGGGAATTTTAGTTTGTACCtttctttacttttttttcccctaatattttttcttatgTATTCTATTTTCAATGCCTTCTTTGCAGGAAGAACATCGAGCTAGAGATTTATTCTATGCTCTCTGGATTCCTGATCTCTTTATGGAAAGAGTCCGAGGTGATGGCAGCTGGTCTTTGTTTTGCCCCAATGAGGTTCCTGGTTTGGCTGATTGTTGGGGGGAAGAATTTGAAAATTTGTACACCATTTATGAAAATGAGGTCTTGTATAAATtctgtagaaatataatatttgttattatctcacaatagagattacaatctattgatacatgagagacagtatctaaacaggaaggaaaatcaagcctatgattatacaatccctaagattaagcaactgacccatctatcaatatttacttcctatattaacatatttactttctataacttataacaaatTCCTTCTAATTTTGATGCATTAACCAATAGTAATGTTATTAGTCTTTAGAGAGTTAACAATAGGTAACATGTTTTGTGCATACAGGGTAAGGCAAAGAAGGTTCTTTCTGCTAGGAAACTCTGGTTTGAGATTTTAAATTCCCAGATTGAAACTGGAACTCCTTACATGCTTTATAAGGTAATTGGAAATTTAAGATTTCTTTCATTGGTTCACATCTTTTGGGGTGGTTCTTAAATATTTTCTCCAGGATTCTTGCAATAGGAAAAGCAACCAGAAGAATCTGGGCACTATAAAGTCCTCAAACCTGTGCACTGAGATCATTGAGTTCACAAGTCCCACAGAAACTGCAGTGT
This is a stretch of genomic DNA from Manihot esculenta cultivar AM560-2 chromosome 2, M.esculenta_v8, whole genome shotgun sequence. It encodes these proteins:
- the LOC110607134 gene encoding ribonucleoside-diphosphate reductase large subunit isoform X2, which produces MYVIKRDGRQEPVHFDKITARLNKLSYGLNSEHCDPVLVAQKVCAGIYKGVSTIELDQLAAETAASMTANHPDYALLAARIALSNLHKNTKKSFSETIKIMYNYVDKRSGQKASLIADDVYEIIMKNAALLDSEIIYDRDFDYDYFGFKTLERSYLLKVDGKIVERPQHMLMRVAVGIHKEDIDSAVKTYHLMSQRWFIHATPTLFNAGTPQPQLSSCFLACMKDDSIEGIFDTLKECAVISKVAGGIGLSVHNIRATGSYIRGTNGSSNGLVPMLRVFNDTARYVDQGGGRRKGAFAIYLEPWHADIFEFLDLKKNHGKEEHRARDLFYALWIPDLFMERVRGDGSWSLFCPNEVPGLADCWGEEFENLYTIYENEGKAKKVLSARKLWFEILNSQIETGTPYMLYKDSCNRKSNQKNLGTIKSSNLCTEIIEFTSPTETAVCNLASIALPRHVRERGVPIEANSPKLVGSTDSKSRYFDFAKLAEVTATITANLNKIIDTNYYPVETARRSNLRHRPIGIGVQGLADTFILLGMPFDSPELNRDIFETIYYHALKSSSELAAKDGPYETYHGSPVSKGILQMDMWGVMPSDRWDWDALRELISKNGLRNSLLVAPMPTASTSQILGNNECFEPYTSNIYSRRVLSGEFVVVNKHLLHDLTEIGLWSHSLKNKIIYENGSVAKIPEIPELLKAIYKTVWEIKQKTLVDMAVSRSCYIDQSQSLNIHMEQPDLGKLTSLHFYAWSKGLKTGMYYLRTRAAVDAIKFTVDTSALNHENANRTNSDCNTDLAQVVCSLKNKEECMSCGS
- the LOC110607134 gene encoding ribonucleoside-diphosphate reductase large subunit isoform X4, with the protein product MYVIKRDGRQEPVHFDKITARLNKLSYGLNSEHCDPVLVAQKVCAGIYKGVSTIELDQLAAETAASMTANHPDYALLAARIALSNLHKNTKKSFSETIKIMYNYVDKRSGQKASLIADDVYEIIMKNAALLDSEIIYDRDFDYDYFGFKTLERSYLLKVDGKIVERPQHMLMRVAVGIHKEDIDSAVKTYHLMSQRWFIHATPTLFNAGTPQPQLSSCFLACMKDDSIEGIFDTLKECAVISKVAGGIGLSVHNIRATGSYIRGTNGSSNGLVPMLRVFNDTARYVDQGGGRRKGAFAIYLEPWHADIFEFLDLKKNHGKEEHRARDLFYALWIPDLFMERVRGDGSWSLFCPNEVPGLADCWGEEFENLYTIYENEGKAKKVLSARKLWFEILNSQIETGTPYMLYKDSCNRKSNQKNLGTIKSSNLCTEIIEFTSPTETAVCNLASIALPRHVRERGVPIEANSPKLVGSTDSKSRYFDFAKLAEVTATITANLNKIIDTNYYPVETARRSNLRHRPIGIGVQGLADTFILLGMPFDSPELNRDIFETIYYHALKSSSELAAKDGPYETYHGSPVSKMDMWGVMPSDRWDWDALRELISKNGLRNSLLVAPMPTASTSQILGNNECFEPYTSNIYSRRVLSGEFVVVNKHLLHDLTEIGLWSHSLKNKIIYENGSVAKIPEIPELLKAIYKTVWEIKQKTLVDMAVSRSCYIDQSQSLNIHMEQPDLGKLTSLHFYAWSKGLKTGMYYLRTRAAVDAIKFTVDTSALNHENANRTNSDCNTDLAQVVCSLKNKEECMSCGS
- the LOC110607134 gene encoding ribonucleoside-diphosphate reductase large subunit isoform X3 — protein: MYVIKRDGRQEPVHFDKITARLNKLSYGLNSEHCDPVLVAQKVCAGIYKGVSTIELDQLAAETAASMTANHPDYALLAARIALSNLHKNTKKSFSETIKIMYNYVDKRSGQKASLIADDVYEIIMKNAALLDSEIIYDRDFDYDYFGFKTLERSYLLKVDGKIVERPQHMLMRVAVGIHKEDIDSAVKTYHLMSQRWFIHATPTLFNAGTPQPQLSSCFLACMKDDSIEGIFDTLKECAVISKVAGGIGLSVHNIRATGSYIRGTNGSSNGLVPMLRVFNDTARYVDQGGGRRKGAFAIYLEPWHADIFEFLDLKKNHGKEEHRARDLFYALWIPDLFMERVRGDGSWSLFCPNEVPGLADCWGEEFENLYTIYENEGKAKKVLSARKLWFEILNSQIETGTPYMLYKDSCNRKSNQKNLGTIKSSNLCTEIIEFTSPTETAVCNLASIALPRHVRERGVPIEANSPKLVGSTDSKSRYFDFAKLAEVTATITANLNKIIDTNYYPVETARRSNLRHRPIGIGVQGLADTFILLGMPFDSPEAQQLNRDIFETIYYHALKSSSELAAKDGPYETYHGSPVSKMDMWGVMPSDRWDWDALRELISKNGLRNSLLVAPMPTASTSQILGNNECFEPYTSNIYSRRVLSGEFVVVNKHLLHDLTEIGLWSHSLKNKIIYENGSVAKIPEIPELLKAIYKTVWEIKQKTLVDMAVSRSCYIDQSQSLNIHMEQPDLGKLTSLHFYAWSKGLKTGMYYLRTRAAVDAIKFTVDTSALNHENANRTNSDCNTDLAQVVCSLKNKEECMSCGS
- the LOC110608447 gene encoding protein SLOW WALKER 1, producing MADQHQQNTTLSKIFPVKPKLKPKSRTPSKSPESKYWSSFKSHEIQNLISSIPSISFSPVSSSHLFAAANSTSLTLFSSQSFSPTSSISSFSDVVTCCSFRSDGSLIAACDLSGLVQVFDVKTRTPLRRLRSHTRPARFVKYPALDKLHLVSGGDDTVVKYWDVAGESVVLDLLGHKDYVRCGDCSPVNAEMFVTGSYDHTVKLWDVRVESKKSVMEVNHGKPIEDVMFLPSGGMIATAGGNTVKIWDLIGGGKMVYSLESHNKTVTSICVGKIMGQENGEETMQNRIMSVGLDGYMKVFDYAKMKVTHSMRFPAPLMSIGFSQDCMARAIGTSNGIIFGGKRKMKEKEEKTELGDFLGLGSVEEPQRRILKPTYFRYFHRSQGEKPNEGDYLIMRSKKVKLAEHDKLLKKFRHKEALVSALTGKNPENVVAVMEELVARRKLLKCVSNLDKEELGLLLGFLHKYSTMPRHSGLLMGLTRKVIEMRADDIRGSDALKDHIRNLKRSVEEEIRIQQSLQEIQGIISPLLRIAGRR
- the LOC110607134 gene encoding ribonucleoside-diphosphate reductase large subunit isoform X1, yielding MYVIKRDGRQEPVHFDKITARLNKLSYGLNSEHCDPVLVAQKVCAGIYKGVSTIELDQLAAETAASMTANHPDYALLAARIALSNLHKNTKKSFSETIKIMYNYVDKRSGQKASLIADDVYEIIMKNAALLDSEIIYDRDFDYDYFGFKTLERSYLLKVDGKIVERPQHMLMRVAVGIHKEDIDSAVKTYHLMSQRWFIHATPTLFNAGTPQPQLSSCFLACMKDDSIEGIFDTLKECAVISKVAGGIGLSVHNIRATGSYIRGTNGSSNGLVPMLRVFNDTARYVDQGGGRRKGAFAIYLEPWHADIFEFLDLKKNHGKEEHRARDLFYALWIPDLFMERVRGDGSWSLFCPNEVPGLADCWGEEFENLYTIYENEGKAKKVLSARKLWFEILNSQIETGTPYMLYKDSCNRKSNQKNLGTIKSSNLCTEIIEFTSPTETAVCNLASIALPRHVRERGVPIEANSPKLVGSTDSKSRYFDFAKLAEVTATITANLNKIIDTNYYPVETARRSNLRHRPIGIGVQGLADTFILLGMPFDSPEAQQLNRDIFETIYYHALKSSSELAAKDGPYETYHGSPVSKGILQMDMWGVMPSDRWDWDALRELISKNGLRNSLLVAPMPTASTSQILGNNECFEPYTSNIYSRRVLSGEFVVVNKHLLHDLTEIGLWSHSLKNKIIYENGSVAKIPEIPELLKAIYKTVWEIKQKTLVDMAVSRSCYIDQSQSLNIHMEQPDLGKLTSLHFYAWSKGLKTGMYYLRTRAAVDAIKFTVDTSALNHENANRTNSDCNTDLAQVVCSLKNKEECMSCGS